The Vicia villosa cultivar HV-30 ecotype Madison, WI linkage group LG1, Vvil1.0, whole genome shotgun sequence genome includes a region encoding these proteins:
- the LOC131635755 gene encoding hydroxyproline O-galactosyltransferase GALT6-like, whose product MKRARTGKVDSFFFSLCRQRSFQILIVLALFYVLLFTLEIPFVFKNTATRSERYALERQQQLQPSQSQAHEITRRHNRRSILSGLVLNDAAFDSEVYHSAYRDGKRVWEEVESAKTPIQTGPVLKPENRSNLCPRSVYVSGVDFVGNGSLMMIPCGLTLGSHVTVVGMPLGTPEGKKSQFIVELLGLKTSEGEDPPRILHFNPRLKGDWSWKPVIELNTCYRMQWGTSLRCDGWKSRADQDTVDGLVKCEKWIGGESGDDRHAVESKSEWWLKRLIGRTKRVTVDWPFPFNENKLFVLTLSAGLEGYHINVDGRHVASFPYRTGFTLEDATGLTVTGDIDVHSIFAASLPSMHPRISPQQYLEFSTRWRAPPLPEFGVELFIGILSAGNHFAERMAVRKSWMQHSLIKSSEVVARFFVALHQRIEINAELKKEAEFFGDIVIVPYMDNYDLVVLKTVAICEYGVHTAAAAYIMKGDDDTFVRVDAVLNEARNVPDFMSAYIGNINYHHKPLRHGKWAVTYEEWPEEDYPPYANGPGYILSYDIAQYIVSEFEKHKLRLFKMEDVSMGMWVEKFNSTKQVYYSHSLKFCQFGCIEGYYTAHYQSPRQMTCLWEKLQRQTSPQCCNMR is encoded by the exons ATGAAGAGAGCGAGAACGGGAAAGGtcgattctttcttcttctcgcTCTGTCGACAACGATCCTTCCAAATTCTCATCGTCCTCGCTCTTTTCTACGTTCTTCTATTCACTCTCGAAATCCCCTTCGTTTTCAAAAACACCGCCACGCGCTCCGAGAGGTACGCGCTTGAACGACAGCAACAGCTTCAACCGAGTCAGTCTCAGGCACACGAAATCACTCGCCGCCATAATCGCCGTTCGATTCTGTCCGGATTGGTACTAAACGACGCCGCATTTGATTCCGAGGTTTATCATTCAGCGTACCGAGATGGGAAAAGGGTTTGGGAGGAAGTTGAATCGGCGAAAACGCCGATTCAAACCGGTCCCGTTTTAAAGCCGGAGAATAGGTCTAATTTATGTCCGCGATCGGTTTATGTGTCCGGGGTTGATTTTGTGGGGAATGGGAGTTTGATGATGATTCCGTGTGGGTTGACGTTAGGGTCGCATGTAACGGTGGTTGGGATGCCGTTGGGAACACCGGAGGGGAAGAAATCGCAGTTTATTGTGGAGTTGCTGGGTTTGAAAACGAGTGAAGGGGAGGACCCGCCTAGGATATTGCATTTCAATCCTAGGTTGAAAGGGGATTGGAGTTGGAAGCCGGTTATTGAGCTTAATACTTGTTATAGGATGCAGTGGGGTACTTCTTTGAGATGTGATGGCTGGAAATCTAGGGCTGATCAAGATACTG TTGACGGGCTGGTGAAATGTGAGAAGTGGATTGGGGGAGAATCCGGAGATGATAGACACGCAGTGGAGTCTAAATCAGAATGGTGGTTGAAGAGACTCATAGGTCGAACAAAAAGAGTAACAGTTGATTGGCCATTTCCATTTAATGAAAACAAGCTATTTGTTCTCACTCTTAGTGCTGGATTGGAGGGCTACCATATTAATGTTGATGGGAGGCATGTGGCCTCCTTTCCTTATCGCACT GGCTTTACTCTCGAGGATGCTACTGGACTCACTGTAACCGGAGATATTGATGTCCATTCTATATTTGCTGCCTCCTTGCCTTCAATGCATCCTCGTATTTCTCCACAGCAGTATCTTGAATTTTCAACGAGATGGCGTGCCCCACCACTACCTGAGTTTGGAGTGGAATTGTTCATTGGCATCCTATCAGCTGGAAACCATTTCGCTGAGCGGATGGCTGTGAGGAAGTCGTGGATGCAGCATAGCCTTATCAAATCTTCAGAAGTGGTGGCTCGTTTCTTTGTAGCACTG CACCAGAGAATAGAAATTAATGCAGAGTTGAAAAAGGAAGCAGAATTTTTTGGAGATATTGTTATTGTGCCTTACATGGATAACTATGACCTTGTTGTGTTGAAAACAGTGGCTATATGTGAATATGGG GTTCATACAGCGGCTGCAGCGTACATCATGAAAGGTGACGATGACACGTTTGTGAGGGTGGATGCTGTTCTAAATGAAGCAAGGAATGTTCCAGATTTTATGAGCGCTTATATTGGGAATATAAATTATCATCACAAACCCTTGCGCCATGGTAAATGGGCTGTGACATATGAG GAGTGGCCAGAAGAAGATTACCCGCCATATGCTAATGGCCCGGGTTATATTCTGTCTTATGATATTGCACAATACATTGTTTCTGAATTTGAGAAGCATAAATTAAGG TTGTTTAAAATGGAAGATGTGAGCATGGGAATGTGGGTAGAGAAATTTAACAGCACAAAACAAGTGTACTATTCGCATAGCTTAAAGTTCTGCCAGTTTGGGTGTATTGAAGGCTATTACACAGCCCATTACCAATCTCCAAGACAGATGACGTGCCTATGGGAAAAATTGCAGCGGCAAACAAGTCCTCAATGTTGCAACATGAGATAA
- the LOC131622630 gene encoding uncharacterized protein LOC131622630, whose protein sequence is MASSETPSSQPPSQEASSAQSLVQNNVRGKTDIAWAHCIRTPDGKSLVCMYCHKSFGGGGIHRVKQHLAGIVGNVEICKKVSAEIRFQMKQHFNERSKKRKASDVAESESFAAEGGELQIGASKKNDTRIGTYFLPRTTPGAQTTLKSVMQSKEVVEKCDLAIAKWFIDASIPFNAANSPYFQPAVDALCCMGAGYKVPTMHALRGNLLNMWVDDVKIQIEQYRSIWKDTGCTLMADGWTNHCRRTLINFLVYCPKGTVFIKFVDASGASKTAETLFKLFREIVLYVGQENVVQIVTDNAANYVAAGKLLEKEFPKLFWSPCVAHCINLMLQDMGKLEEVSEAVSHASKITKYIYNHCFALYLMRQNTGGKEILCLAPTRFATNFIALQSILSHKDALRVMVTSKEWTTTTYSKDVKAKQFVEQVLDSSFWSKCADIVKMTEPLVRVLRIIDSEDKPTMGYLYRAMYKAREEIEKRFRRNKLKVEPYLKILDNRWDAQLRKNLHAAGYWLNPSCRFGPEYEKNKSTTQGHLDVIEKYAYDSKDLRSKLTAEMTSFKNCEDQWWDTYGTEAPNLQKLAIRILSQTCSASGCERNWSVFEHIHSKNRNRTKKKQNYDPINFETLGDHSNWVLEDSPPFLTIEEVEALRKDLASMTIQPISDDIDELNLDEVDVEGDAPLNSGENNQSNDIIDGEDVANAIDFVRDGFDIEGDPKIEIILPPWN, encoded by the exons ATGGCATCTTCTGAAACACCATCATCACAACCACCATCACAAGAAGCATCTTCAGCTCAAAGTTTAGTTCAAAATAATGTTAGAGGAAAGACTGATATTGCTTGGGCACATTGTATTAGAACTCCTGATGGAAAATCTCTTGTTTGTATGTATTGTCACAAATCTTTTGGTGGAGGTGGAATTCATAGGGTAAAGCAACACTTGGCTGGAATAGTAGGAAATGTTGAAATTTGTAAGAAAGTGTCAGCTGAAATTCGTTTTCAGATGAAACAACATTTCAATGAGCGGAGCAAGAAAAGAAAAGCTTCAGATGTGGCTGAAAGTGAGTCATTTGCTGCGGAGGGAGGTGAATTGCAAATTGGTGCATCTAAAAAGAATGACACTCGCATTGGTACTTATTTTTTACCAAGAACAACTCCGGGAGCTCAGACTACTTTAAAAAGTGTGATGCAAAGTAAAGAAGTGGTAGAAAAGTGTGATCTTGCTATTGCCAAGTGGTTTATTGATGCATCTATTCCTTTCAATGCTGCAAATTCACCGTATTTTCAACCTGCAGTCGATGCTCTTTGTTGTATGGGTGCTGGATATAAAGTTCCTACCATGCACGCTCTTCGAGGTAATTTGTTAAATATGTGGGTTGATGACGTGAAGATACAGATAGAGCAATATCGTTCTATTTGGAAGGATACAGGTTGTACTCTTATGGCAGATGGGTGGACTAATCATTGTAGGAGAACTCTTATCAACTTTTTAGTTTATTGCCCCAAAGGAACTGTTTTCATAAAGTTTGTTGATGCCTCAGGTGCTTCTAAAACTGCAGAAACATTGTTTAAGCTTTTCAGGGAAATAGTGTTGTATGTTGGccaagaaaatgttgttcaaatcGTTACAGATAATGCTGCGAACTATGTTGCTGCTGGAAAGTTGTTGGAAAAGGAGTTTCCTAAGTTGTTTTGGTCTCCTTGTGTGGCACACTGTATTAATTTGATGTTGCAAGACATGGGGAAATTAGAGGAAGTAAGTGAGGCAGTGTCACATGCTTCAAAAATTACGAAATACATATATAATCATTGTTTTGCATTGTATTTGATGAGACAAAATACAGGTGGAAAAGAAATACTCTGTCTTGCTCCAACCCGCTTTGCTActaatttcattgcattgcaaAGTATTCTGTCTCATAAAGATGCACTAAGAGTCATGGTAACATCCAAAGAGTGGACAACCACAACTTATTCCAAAGATGTCAAGGCAAAGCAATTTGTGGAACAAGTCTTAGACTCAAGCTTTTGGTCTAAATGTGCTGACATAGTGAAAATGACAGAACCTCTTGTACGTGTGTTGCGTATTATTGATAGTGAAGATAAGCCGACTATGGGATATCTCTATCGAGCTATGTATAAAGCAAGAGAGGAGATTGAGAAGAGGTTTAGAAGAAATAAGTTGAAAGTAGAGCCTTATTTGAAGATCTTGGATAACCGTTGGGATGCACAACTTCGGAAAAATCTCCATGCTGCTGGTTATTGGTTAAATCCATCTTGTAGATTTGGTCCGGAATATGAAAAAAACAAGTCCACCACCCAAGGCCATTTGGATGTCATTGAAAAGTATGCTTATGATAGTAAGGACTTGCGATCTAAATTAACTGCTGAGATGACTTCATTCAAAAATTGTGAAG ATCAATGGTGGGATACTTATGGAACCGAAGCGCCGAATTTGCAAAAGCTGGCTATTCGAATTTTGAGTCAAACTTGTAGTGCATCTGGTTGTGAACGAAATTGGAGTGTGTTTGAACACATTCATTCAAAAAATAGAAATAG aaccaagaagaaacAAAATTATGATCCTATTAATTTTGAAACACTTGGTGATCATTCTAATTGGGTGTTGGAGGATTCCCCACCATTCTTGACCATTGAGGAGGTGGAAGCGCTACGCAAAGATCTTGCTAGTATGACAATCCAACCTATTTCAGATGATATTG ATGAATTAAATTTGGATGAGGTTGATGTTGAGGGAGATGCACCACTTAACTCCGGAGAAAACAACCAAAGTAATGATATCATTGATGGGGAAGATGTTGCAAATGCGATTGATTTTGTCAGAGATGGTTTTGATATTGAAGGAGATCCCAAAATTGAGATAATTTTACCTCCTTGGAACTAA